Proteins found in one Plasmodium knowlesi strain H genome assembly, chromosome: 12 genomic segment:
- a CDS encoding DNA-directed RNA polymerase III subunit RPC4, putative, with amino-acid sequence MNNRHNQDEYSLRRSINNTLRNKSNLLKNGGSSSQKSTLKKFAPNIDNLKNENKIKTEQVDKLDDSLNDKSIQELIKKTINFDLQNEQKKNDNNFSGNKINKAFPPHGAKKNLSSNNLNLLNLEYLQAKKDGDDNGVMESLQKKKTSIDIYELNNISKNIFYNKKTTSSDAHFLPLTLPFFTNNEKQKKIRKLFLNKEPFFFSMQLPNMLPALLRNEEQNENKDDITNKRDRQPAGCKTEEKEQMEKKKEKKLIQKTNNSAYELSNVSTLPNGKFAKLIIYKNKKIKMKINDILFDVDEGSECTFSQEIACYIKENSEFIFLGNCDNKLVATPNIERIINKK; translated from the coding sequence ATGAATAATAGACACAACCAAGATGAATACAGCTTGAGGAGAAGTATCAACAACACACTCCGTAACAAATCGAATTTacttaaaaatggggggagCAGTAGTCAAAAGAGTACCTTAAAGAAATTTGCCCCAAATAttgacaatttaaaaaatgaaaataaaataaaaacggaaCAAGTCGACAAATTAGATGATAGCTTAAATGACAAAAGTATTCAagagttaataaaaaaaaccatCAACTTcgatttacaaaatgaacaaaaaaaaaatgataataattttAGTGGcaacaaaattaataaagcttttcctccccatggagcaaaaaaaaacttaagcAGTAACAATTTAAATTTACTAAATTTGGAATACTTACAGGCAAAGAAGGATGGTGATGATAATGGTGTTATGGAATCtcttcaaaagaaaaaaacgtccATAGATATTTACGAATTAAACAACATAAGTAAAAATATCTTCTACAATAAGAAGACTACCTCCTCCGATGCTCACTTTTTGCCACTGACCTTGCCATTCTTTACAAATAATGagaagcaaaagaaaattcgAAAATTGTTCCTCAATAAggaaccattctttttctccatgcAGCTTCCGAACATGCTACCTGCTCTTCTTCGAAACGAGGAacagaatgaaaataaagacgACATAACAAACAAACGAGATCGGCAACCGGCGGGTTGTAAgacggaagaaaaggaacaaatggaaaaaaaaaaagaaaaaaaattaatccaGAAAACGAACAACAGCGCATACGAACTTAGCAATGTAAGCACACTACCCAATGGTAAATTTGCAAAGCTAATTATTtacaagaataaaaaaattaaaatgaaaattaacGATATTCTGTTCGATGTGGATGAAGGATCGGAGTGCACTTTTTCGCAAGAAATCGCTTGctacataaaggaaaactccgaatttatttttctcggAAATTGCGACAATAAACTTGTTGCAACTCCGAATATTGAAAGgattataaataaaaagtga
- a CDS encoding DNA polymerase alpha subunit B, putative: protein MKEIKQADVKLFLETYYTDNSLSDDLKDVFDYVERNKHKGNFHKLFEDYLEEYNKKLFQDENFLKENVIYDYEYVKQYNNELSEKAGINCNNKYHCYVKSVNSIDDNYKFLGLDTSVISECINKKLSLFLELFLMYSKKLNLNIEVSPILNMNEEECYIFGRIFTDNEINISESNIILEGSLNLNNGDKAQLLNLNHIKNICCFLGQILAIKGKKEINQYSIKYYVSNIYAGLPTHLNIKLENTAFLLKHFNGKEIEEDNKCAEERIEPSKVLQLYNDDNIHIMACNGYVYADNEYSDNLDNLLKIVNEKLPHVVLIFGPFLYIRNFSETIQKIGDINVIYENIFKKIINLAKSEPLEKTHFFIIPSIYDSINVYPLPQPPFIYENSYANLANVHFLSNPSYIYINELKIALTSCDVIYNLSKNLMCRPSEMKVFYLLEQILRQLSFFPSYPSEFNIEITKFKNLLFHPNRLPDMFLFPSYTKEKSYVKEIHKKLFICPYSIDLGNAQPCNFFSNIYIHPPSESQELSKRVILENVFIHNNKVSQNE from the coding sequence ATGAAGGAGATAAAACAAGCAGACGTGAAACTCTTCCTGGAGACCTACTACACTGATAACAGCTTGAGTGATGACCTGAAGGATGTCTTTGATTATGTGGAGAGAAATAAACACAAAGGAAATTTTCACAAATTATTTGAAGATTATTTGGAGGAATAcaacaaaaaattgttccaAGATGAGAACTTCTTAAAAGAAAACGTAATATACGACTATGAATACGTAAAGCAGTACAACAATGAGTTGTCGGAAAAAGCAGGAATAAATTGCAACAATAAATATCACTGCTACGTGAAGTCAGTTAACAGCATCGATGataattataaatttttaGGACTAGATACAAGTGTTATATCTGAAtgtataaacaaaaaattatcattatttttgGAGCTCTTCTTGATGTACTCCAAAAAACTCAACTTAAATATTGAAGTGAGTCCCATACTAAATATGAATGAAGAGGAGTGCTATATTTTCGGGCGCATTTTTACAGACAACGAAATTAACATAAGTGAATCGAACATAATTTTGGAGGGTAGCTTAAATTTGAATAATGGAGACAAGGCACAACTTCTAAATTTAaatcatataaaaaatatatgttgttTTTTGGGGCAGATTTTAGCCAtcaagggaaagaaagaaataaaccAGTACAGTATCAAATATTATGTGAGCAATATTTACGCTGGATTACCTACTcatttaaatataaaattggAGAACACtgcatttttgttaaaacaTTTTAATGGTAAGGAAATTGAAGAAGATAACAAATGTGCAGAAGAAAGAATCGAGCCGAGTAAAGTCCTACAATTGTACAATGATGataatatacacataatGGCTTGCAATGGGTACGTATACGCAGACAATGAATACAGTGATAATTTGGAtaatcttttaaaaatagtaAACGAAAAATTACCACAtgttgttttaattttcgGGCCATTCCTATACATTCGTAATTTCAGTGAGACAATTCAAAAAATAGGAGATATCAACGTGatttatgaaaatatttttaaaaaaattatcaatttAGCAAAAAGTGAACCACTggaaaaaacacatttttttattatcccATCCATTTATGATTCGATCAATGTGTACCCTCTACCACAGCCTCCCTTTATATACGAAAATAGTTATGCCAATTTAGCGAACGTCCACTTTTTATCAAACCCAtcttatatttatataaacgAATTAAAAATTGCCTTAACATCATGCGATGTCATTTATAATTTGAGCAAAAATTTAATGTGCAGACCAAGTGAAATGAAGGTCTTCTACTTACTGGAGCAGATATTGAGAcaactttctttcttcccatcCTACCCCTCTGAATTTAACATTGAAATTACCaagtttaaaaatttactGTTCCATCCTAATAGGCTGCCAGATATGTTCCTCTTCCCTTCCTACACAAAAGAAAAGTCTTACGTTAAGGAGATACATAAGAAACTGTTTATCTGTCCATACTCTATCGATCTCGGTAACGCGCAGccctgtaattttttttcgaatattTATATCCATCCACCGTCCGAATCCCAGGAGTTGTCAAAAAGGGTCATCCTCGAGAATGTCTTCATTCACAACAATAAGGTGTCGCAAAACGAGTGA
- a CDS encoding replication factor C subunit 3, putative, with translation MAEVQIQKIEELTPWVEKYRPNVLNDIISHEQVISTIQKFVQKGELPHLLLHGPPGTGKTSTILAVCKELYGESRSSFVLELNASDDRGISVVRDQIKTFAESKNHYNTCEKTALKLIILDEADHMTYPAQNAMRRIMENYAKNVRFCLLCNYVNKITPAIQSRCTSFRFSPLKKEYMVNKALDIAKSENVELTKDGLDSLIHVGRGDMRRILNCLQVVSLSHKNMTIDQNVILSTLDIPLPGEVKEILNHFTKSTMKESYEFVTKLQSTKGYSIKDIMVNLYESILTYDFPDSAMCLLLKNFGEIEERCSSGANEQITLSALISAFIEFRTELFKMKYDMNNI, from the exons ATGGCTGAAGTTCAAATACAGAAGATAGAAGAACTCACACCATGg GTGGAAAAGTACAGGCCAAACGTGCTGAACGACATAATTTCGCACGAACAAGTCATATCTACAATCCAAAAGTTCGTGCAAAAGGGAGAATTGCCCCACTTGTTGTTGCATGGGCCCCCAGGGACAGGAAAGACATCCACCATTTTAGCTGTGTGCAAGGAATTATATGGTGAGTCACGAAGTTCCTTTGTATTAGAATTAAACGCATCAGATGATAGAGGTATAAGTGTAGTAAGGgatcaaataaaaacatttgcAGAATCAAAAAATCATTACAATACATGCGAAAAGACTGCACTAAAATTAATCATCTTAGATGAAGCAGACCATATGACTTATCCAGCACAAAATGCCATGAGAAGGATCATGGAAAACTATGCTAAAAATGTCCGATTTTGTTtattatgtaattatgtaaaTAAGATAACACCGGCAATTCAATCCAGATGTACCTCATTCCGATTTTCTCCCctgaagaaggaatatatGGTTAATAAAGCTTTAGATATTGCGAAATCAGAAAATGTGGAGCTCACGAAAGATGGACTGGACAGTCTGATACATGTTGGGCGAGGAGACATGAGAAGAATTTTAAATTGTTTACAAGTCGTTTCTTTGAGTCATAAAAATATGACCATTGATCAGAACGTTATTTTGTCAACGTTAGACATTCCTTTACCGGGAGAGGTTAAGGAAATATTAAACCATTTCACTAAAAGTACCATGAAAGAATCGTACGAATTTGTTACAAAATTACAGAGCACTAAGGGATACTCCATAAAGGATATTATGGTGAATCTATATGAATCCATTTTAACATATGATTTTCCGGACTCTGCTATGTGTTTGTTGCTTAAAAACTTTGGAGAAATAGAGGAAAGGTGTTCCTCTGGGGCTAACGAACAAATCACCCTATCCGCCCTAATCAGCGCATTCATAGAATTCAGAACTGAGCTCTTTAAAATGAAGTACGACatgaataatatataa
- a CDS encoding mediator of RNA polymerase II transcription subunit 20, putative, translating to MEKVISMREIITNTRKIKLHENFLEDCNLKDIFYSGLETVNCGYNDYVNIKTWLFVIAEKLFSDDYEELAYVACDALKVLLCNTRFLNVIMFKLLKKNLEKDILKIMGICCLTVASRMQQINESTCFKEILEMLDLKDKINEFNIRQIEIDVFVSLAHSGFCFEKILTPVNEMYQIMSFLERYQNLFEGDDFHLFQSSSNLMLRIIYCMVPVFNMNIYNYSIVNYVLRLFIRDNEKYKYVFEKLKENYSDKEIIDISNFQNHMLNIINAFKNTSIFSAKDSILRKQNDIELFDNINRRIENQWNGYKDVEKT from the coding sequence atggaaaaagtgaTTAGCATGCGAGAAATAATAACAAACaccagaaaaataaaattgcacGAAAACTTTTTAGAAGACTGCAATTTAAAAGACATATTTTACAGCGGACTTGAAACGGTTAACTGTGGGTACAATGATTATGTAAATATCAAAACTTGGCTTTTTGTCATAgcggaaaaattattttcagaTGACTATGAGGAACTGGCATATGTAGCGTGCGACGCCTTAAAGGTGTTGCTCTGCAACACTCGCTTCTTAAATGTAATTATGtttaaattgttaaaaaaaaacctcgaaaaggatatattaaaaataatgggAATCTGTTGCTTAACAGTAGCTTCCCGAATGCAACAGATAAATGAAAGTACCTGTTTCAAAGAAATTTTAGAAATGTTAGATTTAAAGGATAAGATAAACGAATTTAATATCAGACAAATCGAAATAGACGTTTTTGTTTCCTTGGCCCACTCTGGATTTTGCTTTGAAAAAATACTGACCCCTGTAAATGAAATGTACCAAATTATGAGCTTTTTGGAGAGATACCAGAATTTATTTGAAGGTGATGATTTTCACTTATTCCAAAGTTCCAGTAATTTAATGCTGCGAATTATTTATTGCATGGTACCTGTATTTAATATGAACATCTATAACTACTCCATTGTTAATTATGTGTTACGGTTATTCATAAGAGATaacgaaaaatataaatatgtttttgagaagttgaaggaaaattacaGCGATAAGGAAATTATCGATATctcaaattttcaaaatcaTATGTTGAATATTATTAACGCGTTTAAGAAcacctccattttttctgccAAGGATTCCATATTGAGAAAACAGAATGACATTGAATTGTTTGATAACATAAATCGAAGAATAGAGAACCAGTGGAATGGGTACAAAGATGTGGAAAAAACTTGA